AATACAAACCACGCTCACCCGTCCGCTCGTGGACGCCATGTCTGGCAACTTTGTCATTATTAGTGATAGGTCCATTCACCAGATCCTCAACACTGTTGACGGAGTGCGCTACAACGTCATGAGCTGTAACGGACCGCATGTCATGGCTTTGGATGCCACCCACGCGGTGATTGATGATTGCCAACCCAAGACAGTGATCGACATGGCTACCGGCGAGCGCACGGAAGGTGGCGTCCGCGCGTTGAACCATGAGGGCGTACGCAGTGAGAACGGAGCCGTGGTGCTTGCTCAGGGGTTGGGAAGCGACTTCAACCTTTTTTATCTCGGTGAAGTTGACGTTCACGGTGGTCTCACACTTGTCAATGAATACGGATTCCAACCCGGCTCCCCGTGCATGAGTTGCAGCTCGAATTCCGTGCTGCATAAGACCGGTGATTATTTCATCGTGCGCGAGCTCAGCAAGGTGACTGTCGTTAAGCGAGGTGAACCCAATCCTGTCTTTATCTTGTCAGGCTATAACGTCACTTCTATTTCGACGAGTGAAAATCGTGTTTACTATCTCGCGGAAGACAGCACGGGTCATCCCATCACCGGTGTTTATGATCTGGTGACCCAGGAGAACAAGGTATTGCAGGACTCAGGACGGTTCACTGAGATCCATGCCATGAATTAGATGCGGGGTGCGGCCCCAGGCCCAGCGGGCAGGCGGGGGAGGCCTCCGAAGAAGGTGTCAGACGATTCGTAGGAGGCGAGATGTCGGAACGAGTCCTTTGACACCTTCGACCGGCCGCGCCTGGAGGTTGGCCGGGGTTCGCCCGTTGAGGATGCGCTCGCGGTCGTCCTGTAGCTCCAGCTCCGCGCGGGCCTGCCGGTTGGCCGCCGCCCGCTCCGTGTCCAGCCCGCCGACGCTCCCTTCTTCACTCCAGGCTCGAGCGGGGCCGCGATCCATGAGAAGGTGACCCCGGCGGCGGCGGAGCCGGTGGTGCTGAAGCACTTCGTCAACTCCTTCCGCGAAACCGAGCTGAAGACAATCCTCGAGCGCCACGGGATCGAGGAACTCATCATCTGTGGCGCCATGAGCCACATGTGCATCGATGGCGGGGTGCGGGCGGCGGCCGATCTGGGCTCCCGCTGCACCCTGATCCACGATGCCTGCGCCAGCCGCGATCTGGAATTCGGAGGCGTGCGCGTACCCGCCGCTCAGGTTCATGCCGCTTTCATGGCGGCGCTCAGCTTCGCCTATGCCAAGACCCAGTCCACCGACGAGTTCCTGGCGGGGACTGGGGGCGTCGTGGACGTCGGGTAAGCCAGTGAAGGGGGCTGCCTCATACCACGACGTTCCTGTCAGCCGTTCATCTTCGACTCGTGAGCAGGGAGACGAGCAGGGCTGGCAGCGTGAGGAGGTCGGTGACATCGAGCGTGTGCGCGACGGGCAGGACCGGGGGAAGCGGACGGCCCGACAGGAGCGCATGGAGGAGGCGGAAGGGCCACTGCAGCGCGCCCAGCCCCCACTGCCATCCCGCCCCCGCGAGCGGTGAGAGCTTGATCGCGGAGAAGCACAGTCCCGTTAGCAGCACGCAGCCCACGAGCACGGCGCGAGACGGACGGAAGGACCGCTCACCTCGCGCGCTCACGTGCTCCCAGAGCGCCTGGAGCAGCAGGGGGAACATGGCGAGCCCGGCCACATCCGAGAGCTTCCCCGTCCACCACGATGGCCAGTGGGCTTTGAGGAGGTGGTCATTGACGATGAGCACCGTCACCGCTCCGAGCACGAGCGGGTGCAGCATCGCGCTGCCGGGAAAAGGCCTCGACGAGCCCGGAACGGGGGCGGTCATGGTTCAGGGCTCCTGCGGGCGGACCAGGAGGACCTCGATGTCGCTGCCTTGTTTGTCATTGAAGAACAGGCCTGGGGGCGGAGCCTCACTGCTCCGAGACGTGCACGGTGAAGCCCTTGGGCAGTGTGGAGGTGCCCTTGGCGCTCGCCTCGGCCGTCACCTTCCATTCCACATCGACGGAGCCCTCGGCGGCGTTCGGCTGGAGCTCGAGTTCCATCGGGATGGTCCATTCACAGTCCTGCTCGGGTTTGCACTCGGGGCTCATGTACCTGTAGGTCTGCAGCGTCATGGGTTGCCCGGGTTCTTCGAGGACGAGCACCTCGGCAACGTCGGCGCCGTAGTGGTCGGGCTGGACGTACAGCCGCATGAGAAACCGGGGTTTCTCCGTGCGGTTGGGGTCCGTTGGCTTCCAGCGCACGGTGAGCTGGGCCGTCAGGCTCACCTCGGCCAGATTGAAGGAATACTCCTCCGAGGTGAGCCGGACCTTGAGGTGGCGCGTCGTGGTGGGGGCTTGAGTCGTCAGGTGCAGGGGCGGACCCTCGTACTCCGAGACGACAGCTGGTGAGGCAACTGATGTGGCCACTGAGCCGATGCACGCCACGACAAGGGCGAGGTGCGCCGCCCAGCGGCGGTAACGGGGGACGGACGGCGTCGAGTGATTCGATGAAGGGGGCTGCATCATGGGGCTCCTTCCCGGGGGGGAAGACTGTCGTCGGGATGCGCGGGTCGCCTTAGCAACCGAGATGCCATCGGGCGCTCAGAGGACGGAGCACGGCGGTGTCGCGGGGAACCGCGACGTTCCTGTCAGGGTCCTCCCTCGGCGTGATTCCAGTCATTCGCCAGTCACGCTCCTGGGAGGGGGCGGCCAGGCCGGGCACCTTACGAATCCGTATGGAGCGCGGCGGAGGAGCGGCAAACCGGGGTGTGCATGATTCCATCGTCCGGGCATGGAGCACGGACCGCTTCAGTTCCTCGAAGGAGTCGGATCATGCGGATGAACAACCTTCTTGTCGTGTGCTTGCTGGGAGTGGGTCTCGTGGCGGACGTGGTCGTCGCTTCCCCTGCGAGCGAGCTCAGGATGCTCGCGCAGACGAAGATCAGCCTGCAGCAGGCCATTGACGCCGCCCAGCGGCATCAGGGCGGGCAGGCGCTCGAGGCGTCGATCGATGATGAGAGCTTCAAGCCTGTCTACGAGGTCAGCATCGTCAAGGACAACCGTGTCTTCGACGTCTGGGTAGATGGCGTGGATGGTAAGGTGCTCGGTGTCCGCGAGGACGTGAAGGATTAGACCTCGCGGGTGGGAGATTCCCGGTGCGCGTGCTGCTGATCGAGGATGACACGGAGACTGCGGAGTACATCCGCCGTGGCCTGGGCGAGCTCGGCCACGGGGTCGATCATGCGAAGGATGGCCACGAGGGCCTGATGATGGCGACGAGTAGCGGCTACGACGTGCTCGTCATCGACCGGATGCTGCCCAAGCTCGATGGCATCTCCCTGCTCAAGGTGTTGCGCGAGGGCGGCACCCGGACGCCGGTGCTCTTCCTCACCGCCATGGGGAGCATCGAGGATCGGGTGAAGGGGCTGGAGTCGGGGGGTGATGACTACCTGGTGAAGCCCTTCGCGTTCTCCGAACTCCACGCCCGCCTCGTCTCGCTGTGCCGCCGTCCGCCCCTGCAGGAGGTGCGCACCATCCTCACGCTCGCCGACCTGGAGATGGACCTTCTCAAGCGCACGGTGGTGCGGGCGGGCAAGGTGATCGAGCTGCAACCCACGGAGTTCCGGCTGCTGGAGTACCTGCTGCGCCATGCTGGCCGCGTCGTCACGCGCACGATGCTGCTGGAGCACGTCTGGAACTTCAACTTCGACCCGAAGACGAGCGTCGTCGAGACGCACATCAGCCGCCTGCGCGCCAAGCTGGACCGGGGGTTCGGCTCGGAGCTGCTCCACACGGTGCGAGGCGCGGGATACAAGCTCGATGTGGCGTCCTAGGGTCCTCCGGACGGCGAACTTCCGCCTCGCCCTGAGCTACGCGGCGGTCTTCGGCCTGTCCGTCTTCCTCCTGGGGATGATCGTCTTCTTCGGCGTGCGCGCTTCCCTCGAGCAGCAGTTGCGCGGCGAGATCGACGCGGAGATCGGCCAGATCCTGATGGACTACCGGGACGACGGGCTGGAAGAGCTCAGCCATGACATCCGGGAGCGGATCGATGCCAACCCCGCCCGGCGGCTGCACTACTACATGCAGAGCCCGGACGGCCGAGTGGTCTTCGATCCGTTGCGCGCCATTCCCACTCCCGATGGCTGGCACACCGTGCGGGTGAGGGTCGAGGGAGGGAAGGGCGCCAAGACGTCGGTGTTGCTCCGGGCGCTCACGTTGGACGGGGGATACAAGCTGGCGGTGGCCGCCGACCTCTCACTGCTTCACGAGGCCGAGCGGGCGATACGTCAGGCATTTGGTTGGGCCTTCCTGTTCACCCTGGTGGCGGGGGCCGTGGGGGGGCTGTGGATCGGCCAGCGCTTCCTGGCCCAGGTGGATGAGATCACCCGGGCCGCGGACCGGATTGGCAAGGGGGATGTGACGGGGCGGCTTCCCTCCCTGGGGACGGGGGATGACCTGGACCAGCTCGCCGCCGTCATCAACCGCATGTTGGACCGCATCCATCAACTCCTGGAGAGCGTGCGGCAGGTGGGCACCAGCATCGCCCATGATCTGCGCACGCCGCTCGGGCACCTGCGGCAGAAGCTGGAGGCGATGCGCGAGGACTCCGTGACCCCCGAGCGGCGGAAGGTGCTGCTTGACGAGGCCTCGCGGCAACTGGATGCCATCCTCGAGACCTTCTCCTCCCTGCTGCGCATCGCCGAGGTGGAGTCCGGCTCACGCCGCGCTGGCTTCGAGACCGTGTGCCTCTCCGACATCCTGGAGAGCCTCGTGGAGGTCTACCAGCCCGTTGCCGAGGACAACGGGCAGCGCCTCTCGGCGAACATCCATCCCGCGCTCCAGATGCGGGGCGATCGCGGCTTGTTGACGCAGCTCTTCGCCAATCTGGTGGAGAATGCCCTGCGTCACTCGGGGCCGGGCAGCGCCATCCACCTGGGCCTGGACGTCTCGGACGGGGGCTTCGCGGCGACCGTGTCCGACACGGGCCCGGGGATCGACGCGGCCGAGTACGAGAATGTCTTCAAGCCCTTCTACCGATTGGATGCGAGCCGCACCCGCCAGGGCAGTGGACTGGGGATGAGTCTGGTGGCGGCCATCGCCTCCCTGCACGGTCTCTCGCTGTCGCTCGGAGACAACCGGCCCGGTTTGAAGGTGACGGTCACCGGGGAGCGGCTCGCATCCCGTCCTTGCCACTGAAGAACTCCGGCGGGATCCTGGCGCTCTTTCCCGCCTGCTTTGGAGGCCGAAGGTGATTGCCCCTGGACCTACGCTCGAAACCGCGCGCCTCATCCTGCGTCCCATCGCGCTGGAAGACCTGGATGGCTTCGCAGCCCTCAGTGGAGATCCGGAGTCCGCGCGCTTCCTGGGTGGCGTGCAGCCGCGCTCGGTGGCCTGGCGGGTCATGAGCACCATGGCGGGCGCGTGGGCGCTGCAGGGATTCTCCATGTTCTCCGTGCTGGAGAAGACGACGGGCCGCTGGGTGGGACGGGTGGGTCCGTGGATGCCCGAGGGGTGGCCGGGGCCGGAGGTCGGCTGGGGTCTGCTGCGCGAGTTCTGGGGGCGCGGCTACGCCACCGAGGCGGCGGCGGC
Above is a window of Cystobacter fuscus DNA encoding:
- a CDS encoding response regulator transcription factor — its product is MRVLLIEDDTETAEYIRRGLGELGHGVDHAKDGHEGLMMATSSGYDVLVIDRMLPKLDGISLLKVLREGGTRTPVLFLTAMGSIEDRVKGLESGGDDYLVKPFAFSELHARLVSLCRRPPLQEVRTILTLADLEMDLLKRTVVRAGKVIELQPTEFRLLEYLLRHAGRVVTRTMLLEHVWNFNFDPKTSVVETHISRLRAKLDRGFGSELLHTVRGAGYKLDVAS
- a CDS encoding isochorismatase family protein, with protein sequence MPVGRRPLRVQPADAPFFTPGSSGAAIHEKVTPAAAEPVVLKHFVNSFRETELKTILERHGIEELIICGAMSHMCIDGGVRAAADLGSRCTLIHDACASRDLEFGGVRVPAAQVHAAFMAALSFAYAKTQSTDEFLAGTGGVVDVG
- a CDS encoding PepSY domain-containing protein, with the protein product MRMNNLLVVCLLGVGLVADVVVASPASELRMLAQTKISLQQAIDAAQRHQGGQALEASIDDESFKPVYEVSIVKDNRVFDVWVDGVDGKVLGVREDVKD
- a CDS encoding sensor histidine kinase — protein: MWRPRVLRTANFRLALSYAAVFGLSVFLLGMIVFFGVRASLEQQLRGEIDAEIGQILMDYRDDGLEELSHDIRERIDANPARRLHYYMQSPDGRVVFDPLRAIPTPDGWHTVRVRVEGGKGAKTSVLLRALTLDGGYKLAVAADLSLLHEAERAIRQAFGWAFLFTLVAGAVGGLWIGQRFLAQVDEITRAADRIGKGDVTGRLPSLGTGDDLDQLAAVINRMLDRIHQLLESVRQVGTSIAHDLRTPLGHLRQKLEAMREDSVTPERRKVLLDEASRQLDAILETFSSLLRIAEVESGSRRAGFETVCLSDILESLVEVYQPVAEDNGQRLSANIHPALQMRGDRGLLTQLFANLVENALRHSGPGSAIHLGLDVSDGGFAATVSDTGPGIDAAEYENVFKPFYRLDASRTRQGSGLGMSLVAAIASLHGLSLSLGDNRPGLKVTVTGERLASRPCH
- a CDS encoding GNAT family N-acetyltransferase, whose product is MIAPGPTLETARLILRPIALEDLDGFAALSGDPESARFLGGVQPRSVAWRVMSTMAGAWALQGFSMFSVLEKTTGRWVGRVGPWMPEGWPGPEVGWGLLREFWGRGYATEAAAASMDWAFDHLGWTRVIHSIAPDNKPSQEVARRLGSPLLGPGKLPPPHENSPIELWGQSREDWRARKK